Proteins encoded together in one Numida meleagris isolate 19003 breed g44 Domestic line chromosome 17, NumMel1.0, whole genome shotgun sequence window:
- the FOXJ1 gene encoding forkhead box protein J1, with protein sequence MLELPQRPGVAEGWPSLRAAEGQQGGMGDSSNLDDSLTSLQWLQEFSIINANVGKSSSCPSGPDPHDCHRIPGFAAPCSPLAADPACMGMPHTPGKPTSSSTSRTAHLALGMQAQPPEDIDYKTNPHIKPPYSYATLICMAMEASKKTKITLSAIYKWITDNFCYFRHADPTWQNSIRHNLSLNKCFIKVPREKDEPGKGGFWKIDPQYADRLMNGAFKKRRMPPVQIHPAFTNRAQHEACGVTGPVPSSCANGNVLNVNMESQQLLKEFEEVTGEQSGDGKNNRKRKQPLPKRTAKAARLLNTALLTQEEQTELGSLKGSFDWQAVFDTNLNGDFSTFEELELTPPISPIGRDIDLMGHGYHDNPQEWWYVAGPEQSLTEPNPNNLDFDETFMATSFLQHPWNEDGNEYLSGSVNMEQLFELGDASLPADVNEWSAVGSFL encoded by the exons ATGCTGGAGCTGCCGCAGCGCCCAGGCGTGGCTGAGGGCTGGCCGAGCCTGCGGGCGGCCGAGGGGCAGCAGGGCGGCATGGGGGACTCGAGCAACCTGGACGACAGCCTGACCAGCCTGCAATGGCTGCAGGAGTTCTCCATCATCAACGCCAACGTGGGCAAATCCTCCTCGTGCCCCAGCGGCCCCGATCCTCACGATTGCCACCGCATCCCCGGCTTCGCCGCCCCGTGCTCGCCCCTGGCCGCCGACCCGGCGTGCATGGGGATGCCCCACACCCCTGGCAaacccacctcctcctccacctcgAGGACGGCGCACCTGGCCCTGGGCATGCAGGCGCAGCCTCCCGAGGACATCGACTACAAGACCAACCCGCACATCAAGCCGCCCTACTCCTACGCCACCCTCATCTGCATGGCGATGGAAGCCAGCAAGAAAACCAAAATCACCCTCTCCGCCATCTACAAGTGGATTACCGACAACTTCTGCTACTTCCGACACGCCGACCCCACCTGGCAG AACTCCATCCGGCACAACCTCTCCTTGAACAAGTGCTTCATCAAGGTGCCCCGTGAGAAGGATGAGCCGGGGAAAGGCGGCTTTTGGAAGATCGACCCGCAGTACGCCGACCGCCTGATGAACGGGGCCTTCAAAAAGCGGAGGATGCCCCCGGTGCAGATCCACCCAGCCTTCACCAACAGGGCCCAGCACGAAGCGTGCGGTGTCACCGGGCCGGTGCCTTCCAGCTGCGCCAACGGCAACGTCCTCAACGTCAACATGGagtcccagcagctgctgaaggagtTTGAAGAAGTCACCGGTGAGCAGAGCGGGGATGGGAAGAACAACCGCAAGCGCAAGCAGCCCCTGCCCAAGCGCACAGCCAAGGCAGCCCGGCTGCTGAACACAGCCCTACTCACCCAGGAGGAGCAGACCGAGCTGGGCTCACTGAAGGGCAGCTTCGACTGGCAGGCCGTCTTCGACACCAATCTCAATGGAGATTTCTCCACGTTTGAGGAGCTGGAGCTCACGCCGCCCATCAGCCCCATCGGGCGTGACATTGACCTGATGGGCCATGGGTACCATGACAACCCACAGGAGTGGTGGTACGTGGCCGGGCCCGAGCAGTCCCTCACCGAGCCCAACCCCAACAACCTGGACTTTGACGAGACCTTCATGGccacctccttcctgcagcatccctggaaTGAAGATGGGAACGAGTACCTCTCCGGCTCCGTCAACATGGAGCAGCTGTTTGAGCTCGGTGACGCCTCGCTGCCTGCGGATGTCAATGAATGGAGCGCTGTGGGATCCTTTCTATAA